One window of the Gambusia affinis linkage group LG01, SWU_Gaff_1.0, whole genome shotgun sequence genome contains the following:
- the LOC122836981 gene encoding E3 ubiquitin-protein ligase MIB2-like, which yields MEDEDGDTAMHVALLRPQLANVMLSPSAGGSSTEEGSDGCSSTSLYCRLNASGLLGNTELNVAMAIACFLAQEGADISYANHKGKSPLDLVGDSTMMQLIKNFSEKHRLQRLQAITCGQGLSSASLRRVHTTPNTMTNLVFPTPAGPSECLICSELALLVLFCPCQHSVACEECAHRMKKCIKCQVTITKKIRQDQTEVDCSPGTENSEQHNLLEQLQSRYRQMEERITCPICIDNHIKLVFQCGHASCIDCSAALKTCPICRQTIRERIQLFV from the exons ATGGAGGACGAGGACGGTGACACGGCGATGCACGTGGCCCTGCTTCGCCCGCAGCTGGCCAACGTCATGCTCTCCCCgtcagcagggggcagcagcacGGAGGAGGGCAGCGACGGCTGCTCGTCCACGTCGCTCTACTGCAGG CTGAATGCCTCGGGTCTCCTGGGGAACACCGAGCTGAACGTCGCCATGGCGATTGCTTGTTTTCTGGCCCAGGAAGGTGCTGACATCAGCTACGCCAACCACAAGGGCAAGAGTCCTCTGGACTTGGTGGGAGACAGCACCATGATGCAGCTCATTAAGAACTTTTCTGAGAAGCACAG GTTGCAGCGCCTGCAGGCCATCACGTGTGGGCAGGGCCTGAGCAGCGCGAGCCTGCGGCGGGTCCACACAACACCCAACACCATGACCAACCTGGTTTTTCCCACACCGGCCGGTCCCAGTGAATGCCTCATCTGTTCTGAACTggctctgctggttctgttctgcccCTGCCAGCACAGCGTGGCCTGTGAAG AATGTGCACATCGCatgaagaaatgcatcaaatgtCAGGTCACAATAACCAAGAAAATACGACAAG ATCAAACCGAGGTGGACTGCAGCCCCGGCACCGAGAACTCTGAGCAGCACAAcctgctggagcagctgcagtCCCGCTACAGGCAGATGGAGGAGCGCATCACCTGCCCCATCTGCATTGACAACCACATCAAGCTGGTCTTCCAGTGTGGCCACGCCTCCTGCATCGACTGCAGCGCCGCGCTCAAGACCTGCCCCATCTGCAGGCAGACCATCCGGGAGCGGATCCAGCTGTTTGTCTGA